Proteins from one Prinia subflava isolate CZ2003 ecotype Zambia chromosome 4, Cam_Psub_1.2, whole genome shotgun sequence genomic window:
- the RASD2 gene encoding GTP-binding protein Rhes gives MMKTMSGGNCNLNVPAKNSYRMVVLGASRVGKSSIVSRFLNGRFEDQYTPTIEDFHRKVYNIRGDMYQLDILDTSGNHPFPAMRRLSILTGDVFILVFSLDNRESFDEVKRLQKQILEVKSCLKNKTKESADLPMVICGNKNDHSEIFRKVRTDEGENLVSSDENCAYFEVSAKKNTNVDEMFYVLFSMAKLPHEMSPSLHRKISIQYGDTFQQKSFRMRRVKDMDAYGMISPFARRPSVNSDLKYIKSKVLREGQSREREKCTVQ, from the exons ATGATGAAGACTATGTCTGGTGGAAATTGCAACCTGAATGTGCCAGCCAAGAACTCGTACCGCATGGTGGTGCTGGGAGCCTCCAGGGTGGGGAAAAGCTCCATTGTCTCACGCTTCCTCAATGGCCGCTTTGAGGATCAGTACACTCCCACAATCGAGGATTTTCATCGCAAGGTCTACAACATACGGGGGGACATGTATCAGCTGGACATCCTGGACACCTCTGGGAATCACCCGTTCCCTGCCATGAGGAGGCTTTCCATCCTAACAG GGGATGTTTTCATCCTGGTGTTCAGTCTGGATAACAGAGAATCCTTTGATGAGGTCAAGCGACTCCAGAAACAGATTCTTGAGGTCAAATCCTGTCTGAAGAACAAGACCAAGGAATCAGCTGACCTCCCCATGGTGATCTGTGGCAACAAAAATGACCACAGTGAAATCTTCCGCAAGGTACGTACTGATGAAGGTGAGAATCTTGTCTCCAGTGATGAAAACTGTGCTTACTTCGAAGTGTCAGCCAAGAAGAACACCAATGTGGATGAGATGTTTTATGTCCTCTTCAGCATGGCCAAGCTACCTCATGAGATGAGCCCTTCCCTCCACAGGAAAATCTCCATCCAGTATGGTGACACTTTCCAACAGAAATCCTTCCGGATGCGCCGAGTCAAGGACATGGATGCCTATGGCATGATCTCTCCCTTCGCTCGCCGGCCAAGTGTCAACAGTGACCTGAAGTATATCAAATCAAAAGTACTCAGGGAAGGTCAGtccagggagagagagaaatgcacAGTCCAGTGA